The window TACTTTTAAACACGATATCATCTTTGCTGCATTTAATGGTGAGGATTCTTTCTTATTCTGTAGTCATGATTTTGTAAAAGATATAGAAAAGCAATATGATGCATTCTATAACATTAACATTGACTGTATCGGTAAAACCGATGGCGGTGACATAACCATCAATGGTACGCATGATGCATCCCCCATCAATACCACATTAACACAAGCTTTATTAACCAATTTTGAAAAGAATCATGTAACACTGTTAGATGAATTCTATGGTGCAAGTGATCACATCCATTTTGTTAATAACGGTCATGCAGGTATTACCCTTGGCCAAAAAGACCTAATGGGTGAAAACGGCGGTACAATGATTCATACCAAAGATGATAATCTGGACTATGTGGATTATGATGAAATGAGGAAGGTAGCAGATACGCTCTTTGACTTCATACTTACCAATGATGGTACCATCTATGTCCCTACGCCATCCTAAATAATCGTCACACGTTGCTGCATCTACAAAACATAAAGCCGCTGTTGTCCAAGCATGTCAATGATCTAAGACATATTGTTGGATGACAGCAGCTTTTTTTGTTAAATAAATAACAAAAAAGCTTCATCTAGCATTAATCTACCCCTCTTTAATCACATCATTCTTAGAACAAGCATATAATATTGTAAAATAGGAAGCTTGGCTGTATCTGTAAAGCAAAATGAGTAGGTGATTAATTGAAAATATGTGTAATAGGTGCTGGATATGTAGGACTCGTAGCCGCATTATCCTTTGCAACATTTAAAAACAACGTTATATGTGTCGAAAAAGATCAAGAAAAAGTGGATAAATTAAAACAAGGTGTTCCTATTATATATGAGAAAGGGTTAGAACCCTTATTAAAAACATGTTTATCGAAAAAAAAGATAATATTTACAACGGATATAGATAGGGCTGTTAAGAAATCTGATATTATATTTATAGCTGTAGGAACACCTACTAAAGAGGATTGGAGTGTTGATGTATCCCAGGTCATGGAAGTGGCTAATCAAATATCTCAATCCATAAACACGTATAAAATTATTGTAACGAAAAGTACTGTTCCTGTGGGAACACAAAAGCGTATTAAGGACATTATCCATGATAATGGGGTACAAGAAAACAAGTATGATGTGGTGTCAAACCCTGAATTTTTACGAGAAGGTAGAGCTATCAACGATTTTTTACATGGTGAAAGAATTGTTCTAGGCTGTGATTCAGAAAAAGCTAGTAGCATCATGAAAAAATTGTACAAACCTTTAAGAACCCCTGTTATTGTAACGACCCCTCCAACAGCAGAGCTGATTAAGTATGCTTCCAATGCTTTCCTGGCAACTAAAATATCTTTTATTAATGAATTAGCTAATCTCAGCAATATTGTTGAAGCTGATATAGATACCATTGCTTATGCCCTAGGTATGGATAAACGTATATCCCCTGAATTCTTACAGGCAGGTATTGGCTATGGTGGATCCTGTTTCCCAAAAGACACAAAAGCGCTCGTTAATATCGGTAAACATTATGACTATGACTTTCGTATTGTTAAAAGTGCCATTGATGTTAATGAAACCCAACGCCTTCTTCCTATTGACATATTATTAAATCATTATGAAAGCTTGGAAGGTAAAATCATTACCCTATTGGGTCTTACATTCAAACCGGGAACGGACGATATAAGAGAAGCGCCTTCCCTATACATTATTAAGGCCTTACTTGAAAAAGGTGCCATCGTTAAGTGTTATGATCCCATGGTAAGTAATGAGATTAAAAAAATATACCCTCAACTGACCTACTGTGATGACCTCTATGACAGTGTTGTTGATTCGGAGTGTCTTATACTCTGTACTGAATTAGATGATATCTATCAAATGGACCTCAAGAAAGTGGTTAAGAAAATGATGAATGCTATCATGATTGATGGAAGAAACATGTTTGACATGGATGAGGTGAAATCTAAGGGGTTTAAGGGTTACTATTCTATGGGAAAAGGATCTTATACGTAAGTACTGTAAATACATGATAAAAGCGACTACGTGGCATCTTGTAAAGCAAGTTGTTGCGTTAGAAAATTTCCTTGACGCATATGAAAACGCTTCTATTTCATATGCTAGTTCGAGGATTTTCCTATAACTATAAGAATAAAAAAGTGTGCTGTGCACACTTTTTTCATGAATAATATAGGATGATACGACCATTATTTTACTGTTTCAAACAAGGCTAATAATTGATTCGCTACCCTTCTGAACGTATAGTGTTCTTCTGCATCTTGACGAGCTTGTTTTCCCATAGCTGCAGCCTCATCAGGGTGATCTAATAGATAGGTTATCTGCTCTGCCATTGCTGCTGGATTATCATAATCATCAATGACAATACCATTAACATGTTGCTGGAATAACTCAGCGTTACCACCACGATTGGTTGTTATAATGGGTAGACCTGCTGCCATGCCTTCATAGTGAATACGAGCTAAAGGTTCGCGCCATTGTGAGGCACATATGAAGATATCACCAATGTTATAAAAATCTGGAATTTCATCTGTTGCTAAAAAACCAGTAAAGACAACCGGACCAGGTAAGGTCTTGGATTCTTCATGTATTTTAGTGGTAAATTCATCGATCTCATTGCTTCCATACCACTTACTTCCAACAAATACTACAGCTGTATCAGGATGCGTTTCCATCACAGACCTCATGGCTTCTAAAACGATTTGCTGCCCTTTCTTGGCACTCAATCTGCTCACACATAAGACTACTTTTCGCCCTTCTATTTTATATTTCTTTAACAGTTGATTTTTTATTGCTAGTGCTTCCTTAGAGCCAGCTGGGTGATAGAGATCAACATTTGCAGCTGAATAAACAGGATGTACTTTTCCCATAGCAGAAGGATACATGTTAATCACTTCGTTACCAATGAATTTACTTACCGTTGTAATAAACTCTACTTTATCAATCACTTCTCTGGCTTGGGGCGGTGATATTTTCTTAGGTATCATCATTTCATTATGCAAACTAAGACTGAACTTGGTATGGGGTACCACTTGACTCAATTGTTTAACCCACTTTGGTCGATTAAACACGTGAATTAAGTCAAAGGATTCTTTGTTCATACTCAATACTTGTTTTATATTCCTCACATATTCTGATTTTGTTCTTGCACCAAGGCGAATAAATGTAATGTTGCCATTGGTTTCTTTCTCCGGTAAATCACCCTTTAAAACTGAAAACACGGTGACACGATGCACCTTGGCTATCATCGGTAATATATTATCAATATAAAGCTGAATAGCTCCCCCAAGTACAGGTGGAACAGGTAACTTATCTGTGCAAACAAATGCAATATTCATAGCGTCCCCCCTCTCTCTAGTGCCACTGATTAAGAATTGCTATTTTTTGTTGCTCCAATTTTGCAATTTTAGCGATCTTACCAGGATTCACGGATTTGTTTTTGGCGAATATATTTTTGATGGTGCCAAAAAACCAGTGTGGAAATAGCATATCAATTTTTAGAACTTCTTTGTCTTCTGATGATAAAAGATTGTTTTTATTGTACATAGCCAAAATGTTATGGATATCATCTAATTCCCATTTCCCCCGTTTTTCTGCTCTTTTGCCAATAATTTTTCTTAGATCACGAGCAGGCAGGTCATAGGTGACACCATCCAGATCAATAATGTATACGTCATCAGTGGTTCCAATGGCATTACCAGAACCATAATCTTGATGGCACATGGTTGATTCATGTAATGCTTTGTTGGTTAATTGACCATAAGAGGATTTTTCAAGCTGCTCAATGGCTTGATTACATAATGCTATGATGCCATCAATGTATTGCAGATACGTTTTATACCCACTATGTGAAGGGTTCTCACTGGCTATCCCCTTCCATTTCTCCATTCTATTGCGCATGGATGTATATTGGTCAACCCATCTTCCAAGCTTTGTGGATATTTTTGCTCCTTCGGGTGCTTGATAACCTGTAGACATGGCATGAAAAGCGGCTAATCCTTCAATGCCCCTAACAAAATCAGCTGATTTCGTAAAATTAAGGTCTCTTCCATGAATCCATTCGTAGAGAACAAACAATTGTTCGTTATGAATGGTAATTGCCTCACCTGAGGTATTCAGATGGATTTTAGGTACTTTTCCACCTTTAGTATAGATATGGCGTTGAGCATTCACGGAAAAAGTAGCTTTTTCAAGGGTATGTCGAAGGCGTTTCAAACATAATGTTTCACCATTATAATTAAATCGCCATAAACTTTTTAAACCATCATTTTGTATCACTTTAATATCTTGAGGGACAATATTATATTTTGAAAGTACATGACTGGCTATATCCATTAATTCACTCAATGAATTGGTTACTTTCATTAATCTCACGTTCCTTTCTTTATAATAATGAATCGATGATGCTATTGAATGCTTCAATGATAGGCTCTTTTGATTTTTCAATAGCAATCACATGCTTCAACTTCTTAACGTATTTATCTTCTGACCAACTTGCTTCTCTTTGTTGATAATATTTACTCATAAGTCCTACAAACAAATGGGGATACATGATAGTTGGTAATAGTACCTGCCATTGCCATGCTTCTAGTGGATTTTCTTCTTGGTACCATGCTAGAATGTCTCTTGTTAAGGAAATATCCCATCCTTCACGTTTTTTCATAATTTTATTAAGGAACTTTCGTATGTCTTTTGTTGGTAAATCAAAGGCTATGGAATCTGGATCAAGTACATAGATATGCCCTGTTGGATCCAATATTAAATTCCCATCAATGAAATCTTGATGAACCAAACATCCTGCTTGTTTCATGTCTTCTGACCATTTGTTGTATTGGGATTGATGATGGATAGCAAGAGCCTTATCCACGATATCACGAAACAATGGATACTCTGTCAAAATCAACAGTCCAAAGGCAGAATGCTCTTGTTTTGCCTTTTCTTCTTCATAAAACCCGTTTAATTGTTCCATCTTTTTACTCACTTTATGACCCCATGTTCCAAGCAGATCATTGGGTTTACTGCCACTTGGTGCTTGAAACCCGACAGAAGCTGCATGAAACTTAGCCAGTTCTTTTATGATCATCTCAAGCCCTGCCCTTTTTTTAGAACTAGGTGCATTGCCTTTGATGGCTTCGTTAAGGACATAGTTAGCGCCATCTACTTGAACATATTTTTCTCCCTGTTTTGAAGGTAATATTGCAGGCATCTTAATGCCTCGCTCTACCAGGTATTCGATTGCTGCAATGATAAAGTCAAATTTATCACATGGAATTGAATTTTTCTTTAGAATTTTATAGCCTTCTGGTGTTTCAATCCACCATACACCCTTTTTCACTTTGTAATTCTCATTTCTAATACGAAGAACCTCCATATCATATGCACTTAAAACTTTTGATAAGTCTTCAACTGGCATGTATGAATCAACTCCTTTTACACATATTTTCTATGAAGAACTGTCCCTTCATTTCATGAAGATAGACTCTCTTCAGCGTTAAGCTTAAACCATATAGGCAAGCAGACCATCTACTAAGACGTTTAATGGTCTAAATAGCTAAATAGAGTCTATCTCCTAGAAACTGCTAACCATCAAAATGTTTTATGGACAGCCTTGTTATCTTATTTTAGAGATAATAATCCTTTGGGTTTTTAAACATGTCTTCTCCTTCTTGCTCCTCTTCCTCTTCATCAAATTCTGGTTCTTCGCCCCAATTAATCTTTAGTCCAAAAGAGCCGTAATTGTACTCTTCATCATATTCAAATTTTACTTTGAATTCAAATTCTTCGCCGCTTGGTAAGAAAACATCTTCGCCTTCAATCTGTAATTCGCCTTTGAATAATTTCGAAAGCATTGAATTTAGAAAATGTACACCTTCTTTTTTATTGCCTACAAAAACCTCTTTACACTTCAAATTCTGTTCCTCCTTATTTTTAATACCATCATAACAACTTCAATGAATGTCTGTTATACATTTTTAAAGTTACTATAGTATATGAATAAGAAAAAAAAGTGTTCACCTTGTACACAAAAAATTGTACAAACAAAAAAACGTCAACCCCTATAGGATCAACGTTTTATCCATTGACTAATAGTCAATACCTGCTGCCATTACATTATCTGGATCAAAAGCATGACATGGTGTAACACCAAAAACCATTCCACAATGGGGACATTTATCTTCAAATGTTACCATTTCAAATGATTGATCACATGCCTCACATTCTATGGTAAGGGGCATGGGCATATGCTGTGTCGAAAATCCCATCATTCTTACCTTATCAACCACTTGTTTTCCATTTTCAAAACTTCCTGAACATCCTTCGTGCATTCTAATATCCTCCTTTAAGGCAACTTTTATTTTTTACTATGTGACCATAACTAAACCACAATCCATTGCATTGCTGTTATAAAACAGTTAATAAACGTATACCAATCGTACACTATGCATGAAGTAATCCTTCATGAATCATATCACCTGTTCTCAGTGTAGAACGCATAGCTTTTATGACCTTATCCATTTTTTCTAGTTCAATGAGCATTTCTTTTTCCTCATCACCAGTTTCAATGACTTTATAGATACCGCCGTTCTTGATGACAATACGTTTATCTGCCATAAGCGCTAAGCTAGGGTCATGAGTAGCCATGAGCACAATCTTCTCTTTACTCACTAAGAGATTAAGGGCTTTCTTACGATCAATACCAGCATTCTCTATTTCATCAATAAGCACAATTGGTGATGTGCTGAGTATGGCAGTATCTGCAATCATAAGCGCTCTAGACTGACCTCCGCTAAGGCTGGTAATGGGTGTATCCAGATCAAATTTCTCACCAGCTAGATGATTAGCTGCTTCAATGATTTTCTTAATGACACCTTCTTCATTCTCTACCATACGGCTTTTTGCATGGAGCTCTAAGAATTCATTCACCGTTAAGTCCATGACAAAATTCATATTCTGAGATAACTGAGCTACTAGTTTATTGCCAGAGGAAAAACGCCACTTTTTATCTGGCTCTTCACCATTAATTAAAATGGAGCGACCTGTGGGTGTATCGTTCATGGCTGTCCATTCAATATCGGCTAGTAAACGGCTCTTCCCAGAACCAGTAGGACCCACGATGGACACAATCTCACTTTTATGAATAACAAGCTCACCAAAGCCTTCTCTGTTTCCTGATTTATCATGCCCTGCAAGGATGGTTAAGGATTCTACCCCTTTTTCTTCCTTGATACCTAGGAATGTAAGCATCTGATTAATATAAATCACAATGTCATCCATTAGTTTTGAGGTATCAATAGCCCACTCTTCAATATCTTCTTCTGAAAAATGATCCAGATATGCTTTGAAAGTTGATGCTTTATAAGCATCCACATCTAACTTGTTATCTGCAAAGAAAGACATAATGAAGGGGTATTTTTCTTCTAGTTCGCCAATGGTCAATGTATTTAACATGTCTTTACGTATCATTTTTCCTCACCTAATTTCATTTTTCTGACGTTACCCATCTGATAATCTTCCCCAATACGTGTTTCTCCAAGACAATAAGAACACATAGCCGATGGCATGGAAAAGCGAAGTTGTTTTCCTTTAACGGAATCTATATCTGCTGTTTCATCATATAATAGGGTGCTTAGTTCATAAGCTCCTTGCCCTGTCAACCCATTAATATGCATGGTGACTGCTTTTGGATTCACGGAATTAACTTTTGATGAAAAGACTTCTCGTTCAGCTTGGGAGACAATATCACCTTTGGTGATCACAACAATATCTGCTGACTTAAGCATGGGTCCAATTTTTTTAGGTGTGTTAATACCACTTAAGTTATCAATCACACAGATGGCATTAATGTCTTTGATATAGGGTGAACAACGGTTACATAAACCGGCACTTTCTGTAATGAGCAAATCCAGATTTTCTTCAATGCCCCATTGTACCACTTCTTCAATATTGCTAACAAAATAATGGTCTGGACAAAGAGAACCTGAAAGACCTTTTTTAACAGGTACACCTGCCTTCTCATATAAAATATCGTCATCTGTATAGAGGCAATCAAACTTCACAACACCTACGGATAACCCTCTTTGTTGCAAGGCTTGAATGGTTTTTAAAATAACAGAGGTTTTTCCTGATGATGGAGGTCCTGAAATCGTTACTAAATTCATGGCTAACCACCCTTTCTATTCTATGGTTTCATTAAATATCTTTTCGCATTTTTCAATTAACCCACCAATGTCTGTCTCCTTAATATAGTCCCAACCAAGCCACATGTACTGGTGCTCGTTAGAAATCATATTGTCCACTTCTGGATTGACACTTGGGAACTTGCCATTATGTGCAAGAATTTCGCCGACATCTTTAGAGGCAAAGAAATCCACAACAGGTTTTAACAACTCTTTTTTATCTTTTTTAGCTAATAAGAATATGGGGCTAATAATGGCACCATCTGATGGCCATATAGCCGTCATTGGACCGCCACGTTTTGTCATTTTGGTGAAGAAATATGGCATAATGGTCACAACAGGTTTGTCGTATTTTTTACGATGCGATTTAACCATTTCTGATGGGTGCATACTTTTTAGCAAGCTTTTTCCTAATTTCCGTACACCTTCTTCGCCGTACTTCTGGTGAATATTTAATAAAATGGCATTGAATAAATCAAAATCACCTATGGGCAGACTCACGCAATTTTCAAATTCAGGTTTTAATATATCTTCCCATGACCTTGGTATGCTTCGCCCATTCAGCTCTTCTGTATTCACTAAGAATACTGCTGGCACAACCCCTATCATGGAGTAGCTTTTATCGGGGTCTTTTAGAGCGATACGGTCATTTTCAAAATCCTTATTATAATGTTCGAACCCTGTAATATCTTCAAAAACACCTTCTTCTTTAAACTTACCAATTAAATGTTTATCAAAAAACAAATCAAATCCAGCAGAAATAAAAACATCTGCAAGCACATCTGGATTTTCTGCCTTTTCTAGAGATTCCTTTAACCAATCAACGCCCATAGAAGCAGCTTTTAATTCATAATCAATTTTGATGCCCAAATGACTACCTGTATCTTCCATCCACTTTGTGAAACCTTCCATTAATGGAATTCTTACAGGGCAGGGTAATATCCCTTCAATTTTTACATTAGCACCTTCATGGGTTCCTTTATCCGCTTCATCTTGAATGGCCTTGTTGTGATTAATAGCATCTTCAAGGTTTTCAATAAAAACATCCACGTTTATTTTTTTCATTTTCATAGCAGCTTCAAGGTTAATCATTTTTCCAATGGTTTCTCTTTGTTTTTCATCACCCATACTCTCAAAACCGATTGATATAAACAAATCAATGGTTTCTGGATATCTATTGGTTATAGCATATAAGGTATCTGTTTGTTTCACATAATTAGCCATATCATCCATCCTTTCATATTTGTTCCATATTTTTCATCTATTTATAAAGGGTAACATGCTAAAGTTATCATACTAAAAGCTTTTTCTATTTGTTTCTTATTATACCTGTTTTTTAAGATTTCACCGTATCTTATGTTACCAACTTCATGTTTTATGTGTTATCAGAACCCAAAAAAGGACTGTCCACTGAAAAATAGCATAGCCTATGCTATTTTTTTTCTGGACAGTCCCATATTCGCTTATGGATACGACTATTATTTAGCTAATTGTAATATGTCGATAATAGCTTCTTTGTTAAGGGGTACATAACTACCCATTGTACCATCGCCAACTGCTTTTGTTGCCATTTCTTCAATACGGTCCTCAGGTATATCCGCATCACTTAATCGAATAGGCATATCAATGGACTTTAAAAAGGCTTCAAATCGTCTGATACCTTCAAGGGCAACCCCTTCATGATCTTCGGGCAGGTAATCCACATCCCATACGCGAACAGCAAATTGTACTAATTTATTTGGGTTATGTTTTAAACAATATTTCATCCAAGCAGGAAATACAATAGCAAGTCCTGCACCATGTGCAATATCATAGATGCCGCTTATTTCGTGCTCGATATCATGGGAAGCCCAATCGGATTGGCGACCTGTTCCTAACAGGTCATTATGAGCAACCGTACTTGCCCACATAATTTCAGCTCTTGCATGGTAATCCTCTGGTTGTCTTAAGACTTTTGGTACATTATGAATCATGGTTTTTAAGGTAGCTTCACTTAATCTGTCTGTTAAATCAACATGTTGTGTATTGGTGAAATAACGCTCCATGACATGAGCCATGATATCCACCGAACCACATGATGTTTGATAGGCTGGTAATGTATAGGTGATTTCTGGGTTCATAATCGCAAATTTTGGTCTTAATAACAGACTACCTGTAGGGCGCTTATACCAACCCTCTTCATTGGTGATAACCGTCCCTGCACTTGTTTCACTGCCAGCAGCAGGAATGGTGAGAACAACACCAATAGGTAATGCAGCCTCTATTTGACCCTTACCGCTAAAGAAATCCCATACATCACCATCATACAAAACACCCATGGCTATGGCCTTTGCTGAATCAATAACGCTTCCTCCACCAACAGCCAAAATAAAATCAATATGATGCTTTTTACACAGGTCTATACCTTCTTGTACAAGGGACAATCTTGGATTAGGCTTAACCCCACCAAGTTCCACATAGTCTACATGTGCATCCTTTAATGATGCAATGATGCGGTCGTATAAACCAATTTTTTTAATACTCCCGCCACCATAGTGTAAAAGCACTTTTTTACCGTATTTTCGAGTTTCAGTACCCACTTGGTTTTCGGTATTTTTTCCAAAAATAATTTCTGTCTTATTATCAAATCGAAAATCTAACATGTTTATCTCTCCTTATTTCTATCTAAACTTTTGGTTATCCTTGTTAAACCATTTCTTTTTCTAAGTGACGAATTTTATTGTCAATTTTTTCAAGGCTTTTTTGCAGTTCTTCTATATGTTGCATCACTTGTTTACGATGTTCCAGTAGAATCTCTTTTTTCCTGGTGCTGTTAAAACGACTTTGCCCTTTCATACTAAGACTTATAATCTCCCTAATACCAGCCAAAGACATACCTGTATCTTTTAAGCATCGAACAAAATCAATCCAGAACAGGTCATCGTCGTTATACATTCTTATGCCACTAGCATTTCTATGTATAATGGGTATTAGCCCCTCTTTTTCATAATAACGTAGCGTGTAGGTGCTTAACCCCACTTTTTCAGCTGTCTGTCCAATTGTATAGCCCATGCTTTCACCTTCCATCATATTATGGTATTGGAACTATCGCAAGTTTATTATATGCCTTATAGTTAACTCTAAGTCAAGCATTAATTTATTTTTTCGTAAAATGAATCCTTTAAGCTTATTTTTTGTTTAGATGGTAACACACTAAAAAAGATCTATAATCAGAATAGCATTAGAATAGCTACTAAGTATACATCTTTCATTCGGTTAATCCATATTTCTTCACGTTGAATTCTTAAAGGATTCAAGTCTTAAAAGAGGCTATCTTATAAAATACCCTTTTTACTCTTCTAAACACATTTAATAGGAATAACTTTGACTTAAATCCTGATATATTTCTAATACATCTATGTACGTATGACTTTCTTCAAAATTAACTGCATACAAGTTCATCATCTAAATGTCTATATTTCTGGAAATCGGAAAGTTTACCTTCATAAATAATATCCACATTATCTAATTGATAAAAATCTATTGTTGATACGAGATAACTTTTTTTGTTGAATAATTTCACACCGCTTCTTTCATGAACATGGGCTACAAAATGTGTACACACATACCCATAAGGTACTTTTAAAGGTATATTAAAAGGCATAGTAAATAAACAGAAAATATTATAATAGAATCGCCTTTTACGCTGTTTGAAGTATTCAATATTCTGAATGAGTTGTTTACGCTGTTCTGTTGTAATTTTTATCTTTAACACTAAACAAGTGGTATCTTTAAAATTAGCAAATGTTCCTCTGTCCACATACTCTCTTACAAAACCGGCTATAAGCGGGTTTCTGGGAAACTTTCTACCAAAGCTATACATTTCATTCAATTCTTCGTCAAGAGCAACTGATACATGGTTGTAAGGAATCTTCGTATACTTTTTAATTAATCGTGTTAAAATAGAACCCGTATCGGAAAGCATTATATATGTGTAGCGTGTCTCTTTCTTCATGCCCAACCCTCGTTTATTACATAATCTCATTAACATTCATCTTCTATGTTGCAATGTTACCACAAATTGTCTAAAAGTACAATTAAAATAGTATTAAAAAACACCGTATAATGTTAAATTTTACGTCATATTTATTTTCGAGAAAGCCCATCTAATATACGCCAGCTCCGCTCCTTTGCTGCTTTTTTTAGATGACGATCAGGATTAACAGCAATTGGATTACCTACTGCTTCAAGTAAAGATATATCCGAATAACCATCTGTAAGGGCCATACTCTTCTTCCAATTAATTTTTTCATCTTGGAATATTTCTTTCACTTTATCCAATTTTTGCTCACCACTAATAATGTTTATTCCTTGTTCCAAGTCAACGATACCATTGGTATAATTCAAGGATGTGCCAATCACCGTATCCATTTCTAGAAAAGCCCCAATGGGATAGATGAACTTGCTATGAGCACCTGATAATAATACCGTATGATACCCCTTCTTTTTAGCAATTTCAAGTTCATGTAAGACACCTAAGTTTAATAATTCCCTAGCTTCTATGGCACATTTTTCAAAAAAAACCTCGATTTGTTCTTCTGTCATGTTTTTAAACACGCGATTAAAGCGTTTAATGGCCATGACTTTCATCTCTGACTTGGATAACCGACCGATCCCTGATTTATACTGTATGTATAAAAAAACAATAGAGAAAAATACTTTATAATATCGGATTGCTGGATATCGAAATGACCGCCATCTGGATAACAAAAAAGGTAATGTATCCACTTGAAGTAGTGTTTTATCGAAATCAAAAATTGCTAATTTCATTTAATTCCTCCTCATTCGTAACATAACTGCATTATACCTTATTTATTTTACGATATAGTCGCTTAAAAAACAAGTGACCAAACAGTTTTTTTAAAGGATGCAATCGGCTATCGAAAAAATACGCTTTTTGATGCCAGCCTTTTTCAACCCAATAATTTCTGTCTATGTCAAGGAGTTTCAATGCCAACGCTTTGTAGACTGAGAAATAAATAATTTGACCAAAAGATGGTCGATAATGTTCCATGGGCATGGCTAAATGCTGTAAAAATTTGTTATATTCTTCAGGTACTATTTTTTTATCCATGGTGGATACTTTTCGCCCAATTGTATCTGTTGGAAAAGCTCCCCATTGAAGAGCTACATTCTTTAGATATTTTGAAGTAGCCTTAATACCTGAACCTGCTGTGGATATGACAAATAGCATAGGTACACCATACAATGCTGGCCGATGTGCCCATTTGCATGTACGATCAAAAAAATTCTTTAGCATACCGCTTACTTGATTCATATAGACAGGTGAACCGATAACAATACCATCATAGGTTAGGAGTTTTTTCATGAGTTTTTGAGAATCATCTTGTATAGGGCAGCGATCCGTCATAATACATGCTTCACAACCGGCACATGCTTTTATGCTATAGTCATGGAGATGTATAATATCCATATGAATGTCCAACGGTTTTAGTTGTTCTTTCAATTCAATCAGCAAACCATACGTGTTTTTCTTACGTTTGCTGCTGTTAATGGCTATTACTTTTTTTCCCATAAACCAACTGGCCTCCATTTATTTCATGGTTAATTTTTGGACATGTTACTTATAATAATAATGATTATATATGTTCTTGATCACATAATCAAGTTTCTTAGTCTATATCTATTATAAAGGATGGTCATATATGAAAAATCTTAACAAACTGAACGAGAT is drawn from Vallitalea pronyensis and contains these coding sequences:
- a CDS encoding GTP-binding protein — translated: MNLVTISGPPSSGKTSVILKTIQALQQRGLSVGVVKFDCLYTDDDILYEKAGVPVKKGLSGSLCPDHYFVSNIEEVVQWGIEENLDLLITESAGLCNRCSPYIKDINAICVIDNLSGINTPKKIGPMLKSADIVVITKGDIVSQAEREVFSSKVNSVNPKAVTMHINGLTGQGAYELSTLLYDETADIDSVKGKQLRFSMPSAMCSYCLGETRIGEDYQMGNVRKMKLGEEK
- a CDS encoding iron-containing alcohol dehydrogenase, producing MLDFRFDNKTEIIFGKNTENQVGTETRKYGKKVLLHYGGGSIKKIGLYDRIIASLKDAHVDYVELGGVKPNPRLSLVQEGIDLCKKHHIDFILAVGGGSVIDSAKAIAMGVLYDGDVWDFFSGKGQIEAALPIGVVLTIPAAGSETSAGTVITNEEGWYKRPTGSLLLRPKFAIMNPEITYTLPAYQTSCGSVDIMAHVMERYFTNTQHVDLTDRLSEATLKTMIHNVPKVLRQPEDYHARAEIMWASTVAHNDLLGTGRQSDWASHDIEHEISGIYDIAHGAGLAIVFPAWMKYCLKHNPNKLVQFAVRVWDVDYLPEDHEGVALEGIRRFEAFLKSIDMPIRLSDADIPEDRIEEMATKAVGDGTMGSYVPLNKEAIIDILQLAK
- a CDS encoding MerR family transcriptional regulator, translated to MMEGESMGYTIGQTAEKVGLSTYTLRYYEKEGLIPIIHRNASGIRMYNDDDLFWIDFVRCLKDTGMSLAGIREIISLSMKGQSRFNSTRKKEILLEHRKQVMQHIEELQKSLEKIDNKIRHLEKEMV
- a CDS encoding HAD family hydrolase, with protein sequence MKLAIFDFDKTLLQVDTLPFLLSRWRSFRYPAIRYYKVFFSIVFLYIQYKSGIGRLSKSEMKVMAIKRFNRVFKNMTEEQIEVFFEKCAIEARELLNLGVLHELEIAKKKGYHTVLLSGAHSKFIYPIGAFLEMDTVIGTSLNYTNGIVDLEQGINIISGEQKLDKVKEIFQDEKINWKKSMALTDGYSDISLLEAVGNPIAVNPDRHLKKAAKERSWRILDGLSRK
- a CDS encoding ATP-binding cassette domain-containing protein — encoded protein: MIRKDMLNTLTIGELEEKYPFIMSFFADNKLDVDAYKASTFKAYLDHFSEEDIEEWAIDTSKLMDDIVIYINQMLTFLGIKEEKGVESLTILAGHDKSGNREGFGELVIHKSEIVSIVGPTGSGKSRLLADIEWTAMNDTPTGRSILINGEEPDKKWRFSSGNKLVAQLSQNMNFVMDLTVNEFLELHAKSRMVENEEGVIKKIIEAANHLAGEKFDLDTPITSLSGGQSRALMIADTAILSTSPIVLIDEIENAGIDRKKALNLLVSKEKIVLMATHDPSLALMADKRIVIKNGGIYKVIETGDEEKEMLIELEKMDKVIKAMRSTLRTGDMIHEGLLHA
- a CDS encoding ABC transporter substrate-binding protein, with amino-acid sequence MANYVKQTDTLYAITNRYPETIDLFISIGFESMGDEKQRETIGKMINLEAAMKMKKINVDVFIENLEDAINHNKAIQDEADKGTHEGANVKIEGILPCPVRIPLMEGFTKWMEDTGSHLGIKIDYELKAASMGVDWLKESLEKAENPDVLADVFISAGFDLFFDKHLIGKFKEEGVFEDITGFEHYNKDFENDRIALKDPDKSYSMIGVVPAVFLVNTEELNGRSIPRSWEDILKPEFENCVSLPIGDFDLFNAILLNIHQKYGEEGVRKLGKSLLKSMHPSEMVKSHRKKYDKPVVTIMPYFFTKMTKRGGPMTAIWPSDGAIISPIFLLAKKDKKELLKPVVDFFASKDVGEILAHNGKFPSVNPEVDNMISNEHQYMWLGWDYIKETDIGGLIEKCEKIFNETIE